GAATGATGTTTATTGCCAAATTGGTTTGGTGATGTTGATTGGTTTGTCGAGTAAAAATGCGATTTTAATTGTGGAATTTGCTAACCAGTTGCGGGAGCGCGGATATCCAATTGCTACCGCAGCAGTTGAGGCGGCCGGGGAGCGTTTGCGACCGATTTTGATGACTTCTTTGGCGTTTGTTTTGGGGATTCTGCCTTTGGTTAATCCCGAAGGTGCGGGGGCGGCGAGCCGTCGATCGCTCGGGAATGCGATCGCGGGCGGGATGGTTGTTTCTACTGTCTTGAGTTTGTTTATGGTGCCGGTGCTGTATGTGGTGATTGTCTCGACTCGCGATCGCTTTACAAAACGCGATCGCCCGGAACATCCGCCCCACGATGATGACACAAATTTGGATGGGAAAACGACCCCCCGTGAAGAGGTTGAGCGCGATCGAGTAGCGCCGCTTTAACCGCCCGGTGTTTTGTAGCGTTTCTCAACAACTATTCTCGGCCAAGCAAGATGGCTGCGATCGAATCAAATCTCGTAACATCGGAATTATCAGCGTGCTGTAGATATCTGGCTGCGTCACTGCGCGAGATATCTACAGCACTCTCGACGATTCAAATATATATAGCCTTTCTCAAAAAGGTGAGGTATGTCGGGCATAGGGCATAGGCCAAACCGGGCATAGGCCAAACCGGGCATAGGGCATACCTCATGTTTTTGAGAACCGCTATAATTCAATAAAGTTCAGTTAACAGTTTTTTTTCTCATTACAAGGAACGTTAGCGAAGCGATCTTTTATGAAAGCAATCGCGCGTGTCTATTAGACCAGATTGCAAAAATAGCTAGGAACAGGCAAGATGCCTGTTCCACAATTTGTTTTTTTATGTGGAACAGGCATCTTGCCTGTTCCAAAATTTGATTAAAAGGAATTTTGCAATCTTGTCTATTTTTCAGCTCGTTTTATCTTTCTTAACGCTCTTAAGTGAACGGTATTGATATATAATTCCCATGCAACCACAAACGATAGGATAGCGTACTTGAGCGAGACAGCAAAATATGTGTTGCGCTGCTAATTTTCCAGCCGAACAATTTTGAAAACTTGGGTTTGAGGAGATGTGGGTTTTGACAAGAAATCCCATTCCTCAGAAGCAACGTATTTTACTAATTATCAATATATGTCTCAATCAATTCTCGAATTCGATCGCACTTTCTACTCATATCCGTGCACTTCGCGAGTAGCAATTCACGATTTAAGCCTGAAAATCCCCGCCGGGAAACGCTGCGGGCTGATCGGTCAAAATGGCTGCGGTAAAACCACCTTGTTTCTGCTAGCCAACGGCTTGTACCAACCGCAACAGGGAATCATTCGCTGGGAAGGCGAACCCTTTGGCTACGATCGCAAATCTCTGATGAAACTGCGCCAACAAATCGGACTCGTCTTTCAAAATCCCGAACATCAGTTAGTCGCTTCCACTGTAGAAGAAGACATCTCCTACGGATTGTACAATCAAGGATTGCCAGAATTTGAAATTGCTCAACAGGTGGAACGGGCGATCGAGCAATTTGACTTAAGCGAGCTCGCCCGCGAACCAATCCACAACCTCAGTTTAGGACAAAAAAAGCGAGTTTCGATCGCCGATATCATGGTGCTAGAGCCGAAACTGCTACTGCTAGACGAACCAACGGCCTATCTCGATCCGCGCCACACGCGACAACTCATCGGTTTGCTGCAACAAATCCACGCAGCCGGAACCACCATACTTTTAGCAAGTCACGACCTCGATTTCATCTACCGCTGGGCTGATTGGGTGTTTGTGATGGATCGAGGAAAACTAATTCTCGAAGGGACACCGGAAACCGTTTTTGCTCAGCGGGATGTCTTGGAACAATTGCAGCTTGGCGTACCGCTGGCGATCGAGCTAATCGACCAAATCAAGGATATCGTCGATCGAGATGGTAACTCAAAAATGCCCAATTTCGAGGAATTGCAACAACAAATTTTCCAATGGCGCCGGCGGGGTTAATTACGCGATCGGTTCGTAGTGCGGACTTTAGTCCGCTCTTTACACTACGGACTAAAGTCCGCACTACAAACCTGAATTTATTGGGTTCTCTGGGCGATTAACATAACAAAAACTATTCGTAGTGCGGACTTTAGTCCGCTCTTTACGCTACGGACTAAAGTCCGCACTACGAACCTTTTTTGTTCGTAGTGCGGACTTTAGTCCGCTCTTTACGCTACGGACTAAAGTCCGCACTACAAACCTGACTGATTGCAGTCAATCCACAAGACATGACATCATATTTTAACTCAAGGTAAACACCAAGCAACTCAATCAAAATTACGGCAAAACTCTAGCCGCCTCATCTGCTATTTTTTGTTGTTTGTAAAGCTCCTTAAACTTGCGCTGCTGCTCGTTGTGGTCTACGATCGGATCGGGATAATGAAGCAACCGACGTTCTATAGGCGAAATATTTCCTGTTACCAAAAATTTCGTATCAACTCGGCGCAATTCTGGCACCCAGTGCCGAATATATTCCCCTTCCGGGTCAAATTTTTGAGCTTGACTGGCGGGATTAAATATTCGCAAAGGTTTCGGGTCCATCCCGCTCGATGCGCTCCACTGCCAGCCGCCGTTGTTAGCAGAAAGGTCGCCATCAATCAATTTTTGCATGAAATACTTTTCGCCCCACTGCCAGTTAATAATTAAATCTTTAGTTAGGAAACTAGCGACGATCATGCGACAGCGATTGTGCATCCAACCACTCTGATTTAACTGCCGCATTGCCGCGTCGATAATTGGATAACCTGTTTTGCCCCTGCACCAAGCTTGAAACAGCTTTTCATCGTTCTCCCAAGGAAAGCCTTTGAATGTTGGACGGTAGGGCCCGTTTGCTAATTCTGGGAAGTTATACATGGCGTGTTGGTAAAATTCCCGCCAAGCTATTTCCTGTTGCCAAGTGCGGATACTTGTGCGCGCTTCTTCGCTACGACAAGTTTCCATAACTATCTCTGTAGCTTGCCAAACACTGCGGATACCGATCGCACCAAATTTGAGGGCGGCGCTGAGTTGGGAGGTGCCGTTAACTGCTGGAAAATTACGCTGTTCTTGATATTCGTAAATTGTGCGATCGCAAAATT
The window above is part of the Microcoleus sp. bin38.metabat.b11b12b14.051 genome. Proteins encoded here:
- a CDS encoding ABC transporter ATP-binding protein; this translates as MSQSILEFDRTFYSYPCTSRVAIHDLSLKIPAGKRCGLIGQNGCGKTTLFLLANGLYQPQQGIIRWEGEPFGYDRKSLMKLRQQIGLVFQNPEHQLVASTVEEDISYGLYNQGLPEFEIAQQVERAIEQFDLSELAREPIHNLSLGQKKRVSIADIMVLEPKLLLLDEPTAYLDPRHTRQLIGLLQQIHAAGTTILLASHDLDFIYRWADWVFVMDRGKLILEGTPETVFAQRDVLEQLQLGVPLAIELIDQIKDIVDRDGNSKMPNFEELQQQIFQWRRRG
- a CDS encoding FAD-binding domain-containing protein, with product MSDLILFWHRRDLRISDNIGLAAARQQSLKVVGIFCLDRNILDRDDVAPARVTYMIGCLQKLASRYSELGSKLLIIQDDPTCGIPKLATAINAKQVFWNWDVEPYAKERDLAVSNALQQAGIQVKNFWDQILHAPEEIRSGTGHPYTVYSPFWKNWNSKPKAQPVETLPITYLEVMTGLTAEEQESANLAGAVETLPTAASLGFIWENPLVIEPGEDAAQQKLEEFCDRTIYEYQEQRNFPAVNGTSQLSAALKFGAIGIRSVWQATEIVMETCRSEEARTSIRTWQQEIAWREFYQHAMYNFPELANGPYRPTFKGFPWENDEKLFQAWCRGKTGYPIIDAAMRQLNQSGWMHNRCRMIVASFLTKDLIINWQWGEKYFMQKLIDGDLSANNGGWQWSASSGMDPKPLRIFNPASQAQKFDPEGEYIRHWVPELRRVDTKFLVTGNISPIERRLLHYPDPIVDHNEQQRKFKELYKQQKIADEAARVLP